CCGAATTCTCTCATGAAGCAAGCAATTGAGAAGCAGTGTCACGGCTGTGTTGAAAAGGGGGTCAGAGAGCATCATTTCAAGACTGCGGGGCAACCagattgggagaggaggaggcaacGCCTAAAAAAAGATGAAGCCCTTTTAAGCCCCCTTGCTAGGCCGCGGGAGATGGGGCGCGGCTAATGCGAGCACCGACCCCGTTATCTGAatatcttcttcatcttcaggCTCAAGCTCACCACAAGAACAGGAGGAACCCGGTCGTGGCCAGTCCATCGTGTTTGCCCGTCACACAGAGTCTTCCAAGAGAAAGCTTGTGTCCCGTAGAGAAGTCTTGAGTTATGGGTGTGGGGAGAAGACCGTACAACAACCAGTTCAACGTCCAGTCACTTGCTCTGTCGCGTTGCTCCGAGTCTTGTCCAGCCTCGTATTCAAcgctccagcagcagccgagATGCCTTTTTTAGCCCGACATCACGGCACTGCTGGTggctgcccctccaccaaagtCCACTGCCGCATCCGCAGAGCCGGACTGATCAGATCAGGCGCGCCACCCCGCTGGTGCTGGTTATGCAGCGCCAGATCCACCGGCTTGTTTCGCGAATCTTGGGATTCACTGGATTCCACAAACGGGCAACAGGACCGAAGGGAAGACAGACGAAAAGAGGGCGAATGGTCATGATGGAATGCCCGTTAATTGCAAGTATCAAGCCATTCCAGCCCGGATCGGCCAAATCGAACCAGGAACACCATGAATTTTTCGCGGCACATCATGCACCATCGATGCTCCACCCTGGCTCGGAAACACCTTGGCGTTTATGGACAGATAGCTCTAGAATCCGCCGTAGTCCGCTGCCAGCTGATGGTGATCTTTTCTGGGACAGACACCCCCCCCAGACCACCCCCCCGGCGCTGTTCAAACTGAAGCTTTGCAACTGCGACGCTCGTTGTGGGTGTTTCCTCGCCTGTTCCCTTCTCTTGCCATATTCACAATCCGCCTCACTCGTTCTGGCGGTTTCTGTTTGCTTTTCCTGTCCATCGTTGATATCTCTCGAGCCTCTGTACTGAGGCCTAATTTTCAGGCCCATCGCCGTGTTCGCTCGCTCCGGTTGAAAAAAGGGGCCCGAAGGCTGAGCGCCTCCATCGCGTTGCCGCCGCGACGGGACGAACTTGCTTGCAGGTTGTGACGCCTTtacccaccacaacatccaACGCCTTCGTACGCACACTCGCTCGAACCCCTCcgcctctgctgctggagatTCTACACTCTCGCTGTCGTCGACACATCTGGTGACGCAACACAAACACCCCTTCACTACTCCTATCCTCTCCTGGGTTGGCCAGCCAgagaacaacaccacccggCTAGCAGTGTCCCTCAAGGGGCGCCGCACTCTTCCACATCGACAAGATGGCCAACCGCATGTCGATGTACTCGATGGCTTCAGAACCGGGATTGGGGCCTCGAGGTGCCGGACAGCAGCCATCCCAggtttccaccaccaccctgctcAATGCCGTCCACAACATTTACCTCTCGGGACAATCGTACCGGCTCGACGCCGGGACTAGCCTCGTCGTCAACACATGGCTAACCGCCTCATTAGCAGGCCCGGATGGGCGCGCCGGAGGGACTGTTGATGCTGCCCTGGCAGCCAGAGCGTGGGAACATGCTCGCCGTCGCGCTGAAGATGGTTGCATTATTCTGGGGTGAGTTGCTATCATCTCGTTAGATGACCAGCAGCTGTTCATGGTTTGCTAACCTCGACCAGGTCTCTTCACACCTCTACACCCTCGCTACTACGACCGTTCCTATCCTCTCTCCCCGTCTCgatccctccccttcttctcaccGCTCTCAGTGCCCTCGAGCCATTTTTGCGCTGCGTGACACCACACAACCCATCGACCCCGAGACAAACGGCTCTTGGTGTAACCCTGACGCTGAACCTGACGGGTAACCTCACTGCGGCATCCATCGCCCTTGCCCAGGGAGGCATTGACACAGAGAAGGGTCTCCTTCGCATTCCTCAGGAGGCCGGCCACCGTGCATTTGACGTGTTTTACTACCTTCTCACCTCTGCCTCCACGCCAGCCGAGAGGGAATTCCTTGGTCTCAAGGCGGCTTCTCACTACAGCCTCCTTGCTCGCTCCGGCACATATGACCCCCCATCATACCTCCCCACTGCCGATGACGGCGCTGCCGCTGACGACTTCCGGTCTGCGCTCAAGGAAATCGGCATCAAGGGATCCTCGCACCGCAAGTTCATCTCGACTCTCGCTGGTCTGTTGAAGTTGGGCAACACAATCGACTACAACGTGGATGAAGATGTTTTGGACGACATCTGCGAGGATGTCGGCGGTCTTCTCGGTCTGGAGCCTGAAATCCTGGCCAAGCAGTGCACCACCGACGACCGCTCCATCTTCATCGGTGGACTCTACGAGGCATTGGTCGACTgggtcatcaagaaggccaacGAGACAATTGCCGCGCAAATGGGTGCCGAAGCTGGAAGCAGGACGCCCTCTGCCAACGACGACAGTGGCGATACTGTTTGCTTGACGGTGCTCGAGGTTCCTGACCCAAATCTCGGCAAGGCCGTTGCCATGCGTGGCATCTTTGATGATACCACCGGCATCAACGCCGAAATGAAGCAGGACGGCATCGAGGTCGCACCGGCTGGAAGCTCAGTTCTCCGCGAGATGCAGAACGCCGTGGCTGAATGCGGGCCCGAGCTTGGAATCATGGTTGGCACGCAAGGGAGGGAAAGGCAACATGCGCtcgagaagagggaggaggtgctcgAGAAGATCGGCCACTCGGCTGAGGACGATGGCTTCATCAAGCAGCTTCTCTTCCCTGTGCCCGCCGAGGGCATCAACCTCGGCCGTATTGGTCGTTTGGATATCTCTGCCATTCTCGGCGCGAGCAGAGCGTGGTATCACCTTTCTATTCACCCCACAGATGAATCCCCAGCCAGCTTGGCTGCTCTCCCGTCTGTAAACTCTGCTTGGTCTGCCGGCACGGTATCTCGCCAGCTCCGGGCGTGGAGGTTACCAGAGTGGGCAAACCGCCGCAACAAGCACCTCGACTTCACGGCCGATTTCGACCTTGACGAGTTTGTGCAGCGGTTCCGCCCTCTTGGATGCACCGAGGGTCGTGATGGCATTGAAAGTTGGATTCTGGAGCGCGGATGGAGCAacggtgaggtggtggttggttctGAGCGCGTCTGGATGAGGGAAAATGCCTGGTGGGAGGCGGAAACGATGCTGGATATCAAGCCCATGGAGGAGAGATTGGGAAGCATGCCTAACATGATGCCGCCAACACTCGGGTCTGGGTATTCTGCCACCGGTAGCGGGTTTTtcccaccacagcagccGTTTGCCAACTCATCCTTCAATGGCAGCCACGATCAGCTTGTGGGTGTTCACCAGAGGAACATGAGCCAGCCCAGTGTTGGTGGCGTTCAAGCCATGAGAGCCCCATCCATTGCCCCCACCGCCATGACGGGCATGCAAAATGCCACCCCTGGTGACTATGGTCTGGGTACCAAGGGCGATACCTACAAGGGTCAGGTCTTTTACAATGGCGTGGACCAGTTCGCTGGTGATCTCGACCCTGATCTCGCCACTGGAAAGCACATCGAGGAACGACCGATCGAGACATCCAGAAAGATCTGGGTGTTTGTCGTTTGGGCCTTGACGTGGTGGATCCCATCACCTCTCCTCAAATGGGTTGGTCGTATGAAGCGACCTGACGTGCGGATGGCCTGGCGTGAAAAGCTTGTTCTctgcttcatcatcttcttcatcaacgccatcatCGTTTTCTGGatcatcttcttcggcaAGTTACTCTGCCCCAACTTCGACAAGGCCTGGACGCGGAACGAGGTTCTTAATCACAACGGAGAAGATGACTTTTGGGTCAGTCACCGTGGCAAGGTATACGACATTACAAAGTTCTGGAAGCTCAACCACGGCACCTCGAGACAACCCACGAACAGGGAGTTCATGCAGCCTATGGGAGGCGCCGACATGGATCCCTACATCGAGATTCCGCTGCTGCTTGCCTGCCCCAGACTCGGCATCGAGGATGACAGAGTTGCTCTTCGGACCAACGACTCCCTGATTGAGAACGCCAACGCCATCCACAAGTCTGGCTTTGGTGGCACTGGTAGAATGGCGGATGCTGACTGGTATACCAAGAGGTTCTTGCCTCGCATGAAGGAATTCTACCATGGAGAACTGGTCTGGGATtccaacaagatcaaggcgGCAGGCCGCGAGGAGAACAAATACTGGTTCATTTATGAGGGCAAGGTGTATGACCTGAGCGATTATTTTGACACCCAGCAGTACAACGAGAACATCCCCAGATACaccttcctcaacacccagcTCACCAACCTGGTCAAGAACAACCCTGGCGAGGACCTCACTGAGCAAATCACCAACATTTgggccaaggccaacacgACAGAGGGCAACAACATCGGCAACACGTTGAACTGCCTGAACAACCGGTTTTACGTTGGTACCCCTGATTTCCGCTACAGCGCCAGGTGCCAGGTCAACAACTGGATTCTGCTCGGCTTCTCTTGCATGATCTGCGCTGTCATTTTGATCAAGTTCGTGTCTGCCTTGCAGTTCGGCTCCAAGAGACGCCCGTCCCCGCAGGACAAGTTCGTGATCTGCCAGGTGCCCGCCTACACTGAAGGCGAAGATTCTCTCAGGAAAGCTCTCGACTCTCTCACGGCTCTTCAGTACGACAACAAGAGGAAGCTGATCTGCGTCATTTGCGACGGTGTCATTGTCGGTGAAGGCAACGACCGGCCCACCCCCAAGATCGTCTTGGATATTCTCGGTGTCGACCCCAAGACAGATCCTCCCGCCCTGCCTTTCAAGTCCGTCGGTGCGGGCAGCGAACAGCTCAACTATGGCAAGGTCTACTCTGGTCTCTACGAGTACGAAGGCAACGTGGTCCCCTATCTTGTGGTTGTCAAGGTTGGCAAGCCCTCTGAGCAGGACAAGACCAAGCCCGGTAATCGTGGCAAGCGTGACTCGCAGATTCTGCTGATGAGCTTCCTCAACCGTGTTCACCACCGCGCCCCTATGAGCCCGCTCGAGTTGGAGATGTTCCACCAGATCAACAATGTTATCGGTGTGGACCCTGAGTTGTACGAGTATCTCTTCATGGTTGATGCCGATACCTGCGTCCGGGAAGACTCTCTGAACCGTCTTGTTGCCGCTTGTGCCAATGACGCCAAGATTGCTGGTATCTGCGGTGAGACGAGCTTGCAGAATGAGGAGCGTTCGTGGTGGACTATGATTCAGGTTTATGAGTACTACATCTCTCATCATCTCGCCAAGGCTTTCGAGTCTCTCTTCGGCAGCGTTACCTGCCTGCCGGGCTGGTATGTTTTTCTTCATTGAGTGCTGTTCGTGGATTTTTGCTAACAATATCCCAGCTTCACCATGTACCGTCTTCGCACCGCTGACCGTGGCAAGCCCTTGATCATTTCCGACGAGGTCATCCGTGACTACAGCGACTGCCACGTCGACACCCTGCACAAGAAGAATCTGCTCTCTCTCGGTGAGGATCGTTACCTCACCACACTCATGACCAGATATTTCCCCTACATGTCCTACAAGTTCATCCCCGACGCCTACTGCCAAACCGCCGCCCCCGACAAGTGGTCCGTTCTCCTGTCTCAGCGTCGTCGTTGGATCAACTCGACCATCCACAACCTGGTCGAGCTGATGTTCCTCCCCGAGATGTGCGGCTTCTGTTTCTTCTCCATGCGcttcgtcgtcttcatcgATCTCACCGGtaccatcatcctccccgccaccTGCGTCTACCTCGGCTGGCTTTTGTACACGGTCATCTCCGGCACCGGCCAGTTCCCCTTgatctccatcatcatgttgGCAGCCGTGTACGGCCTCCAAGCCCTGATTTTCATCCTCAAGCGTCAATGGCAGCACGTAGGCTGGATGATCATTTACATCCTCGCCTTCCCAATCTACTCTTTCATCCTCCCAATCTACTCCTTCTGGAACCAAGACAACTTCACCTGGGGCAACACCCGCATCGTCATTGGGGAATCGGGCAAAAAGCAAGTCGTTgccgtcgacgacgagggcTTTGACCCTCgctccatccccctccaacggTGGGACGACTACGCGACCATGAACGGCCTCCCAGGCCGCCGCGGCTACAACGGGGAGAAGGTCATGGACGAGCACATGAACGTCTTCAACGAGCAATACGAAATGGACGACATGAAGTCAGTCTACTCCTCCATCCGCCAGCCCTCCGTCCTGACTGGTCTTCCCGGTCGCGGTGCGGGCGCTTACATGCCCCCTACCCCGAGCACGCCTTTCACTCCCGGCGGCCCAATGACCCGCACCAGCACCTTTGCCGGCGCAACCCCTTACTCTGACAACCCCCTCGCCCACCGGCAGTCAATGCTATCAATGGGCACCGCGGCAGAAATGCAACGCAGAcactccaactccccctATCAAGACTACCCCGGCGCTCGCCCCAGCGTGACCAACCTCCGCACTATGACAGGAACCCCGCCAATAGGCGGCGGTGGTAACCTCGCCGTCCCGGGGGGTCTGGCGGGCAATAGGATGTCCACCGGCACTATGCTCTCTGGCGGGCCAAGCAGACTGGGCATGCACTCGGACCTCGGGCACGCCTCCACCGGGTCCTTTGACTTCCAGCGTGGCTTGGGTCACGGCCCAGACGAACAGGCGATTGTGGAGGCTATCCGGAgtgtgatgagggaggtggactTGGACAATGTGACCAAGAAGCAGGTCAGGGCGTTGGTCGAGCAGAGGCTGCAGTGCGAGATTACAGGGGTGAAGAGGACGTTTATGGATAAGGAGATTGATAATGAGCTGGCTGCTATGTAATAAAAGGGGTGTgtggaggttggttggggatgagtaagagaagaaaaaaaaaatgtttTGGATGTCGCGATACAAGGTGTTATTttggaagggaggggggttatttttttttttcgcaaCATCGTCTTGGATATTTTACTAGTTGTTTTTTTGTCTGTTGTTTTTTGTCGATTATTGTCAATCTCTTTGCCGGGGGTATTATTAATAagaatcatcatcatatcaTATCATGTCATCAATCATTGCAAAGCACCTAGTATATTTACCAGTTATCACGCTtcgtcatcaacacccaTGTCTTTTGCTTCTGGGATTACTTCCACAAGACACCATCAGCGGCCCTTCATTACCAtgtccatcatcaacaaacagCGCCCAATTCACCTCATCGGAAATCTCACCTGTTTGGTCTCTGCCATAGGTAGTCATCAATGATCAAAATTCACAACTCGAAAatgaccatggccatggtTCCTGCCGGGACCGAATCAACCATCCCGGTATCAACTCCCCAATTTTTATGCAGCAAGAAAATCAAGAAAAAAGGATTACATCATCCAACAAAACCTCCTCTTCGGTCCCGACCCGACGACCATGAAATCGTGAAACAAAACGTGGCAGACACCGTGGCGACGGTTGCCCAGACAGGGTGGTGAAATGACAATGGCATCGGTTTCATTCATTTTCCACGTGGAGatcggggaggaagagacggACGGGCCGGCCGacaacgacgatgatgatgtgtggGACGATGGGTGTGAGGGCCCGATTGAGACGGAGCGGGTACCTGAGAGGTGTGTGACGGATCGGTGTGGCCGATGATGGTAGGTGACGAGATGCGATGGCAGAGGGGTTCTTTGTGGAAGGGGCTGGCAGGCTGTTCGGCAATGTTGTAGGTGAGAGAGATCAGAGCGATGAATGAAGAGGCATCGGTAGTGGTATATGAAGTCAGTACGTTGGAGGGAGCTATATTCAAGGAATGATTGCCTATGGGGGTAGGTCTGATATGATGTTCTACCTGTACTGGGAAGGAACCGGAAGCGAGTGACGTTGGGGAGCACCTTCCTTGTCTATTGACTGGTAGCAGATTGGGAAGGCACATGTGGAGTTTGAGGGAAGGAGCTCCCGACTATCACTCGATATCAATTTGTAATGGCATCTTCTAAGTTCATGCAATAGCTGATGCCAACTGCATCGCCTGCGGACGTAGACACGACGAGAATAGCCATCCGACAAGACCAAAGTGGCAGCCCATGCTCTGAGAGAAAAAGGGGATGGTTCGGGACACCAGGTACGATTACGCTGCGATTCTTCGAGCAAAGACAAAAGAAGAGGTTATCGTCTTCCGGGAAGACGGCAGAACCGAACTGGCATTGGAGGGTTTGCAGCTCACCCGATAGGCAGGAGTTTAACCTCCACTGCCCGTTCCATCAGACGATGTCAACGTCATGGCTCTCAAACTCGTCGAACTTTCGACGCAGGAGCGGGTCGAGATCAAAACTTGATAATGCTAAAGATTTCTATCGGCTGGCTTTGTTGGAGACCAAAGGGAGGGTGGATGTGGCGTAGACTCGCTCATTCATGGCTAGTGAGCCGCCATAAAGAGAGGAGCGGGATACTAGAAACCTGATATCAGGGGTTAAACGCACAGTGACAACTTCTTTGTCGACCACCGTCTTCCTCCGTCTCCACTACACATTTCATCAAGATTTAAGTTTTgtctcctcaccatcccacGTGGCCATGAATGATACTCGTTGGGTCCAAGGGGGTTCATCTGATCCAGCTGAACTAGTTCGGACCAGCAACACACGGCCTTGATCGATCTACGGGGTAAGGTATTCAACACTCAAAAAGAAGGATGCATTCCACTGAGCCTTCGCCAACCGAGAGGGGGCGCGCCAGACTTCCGTCTCTCACTCGGGCTATTGGTActtgggatgaggaggttgatcaCCACATCAACGGTCACCTCAAAGGTCATGCCAACAGCCAGGCTGCCAAGGCCAACGGCAAGACTGCTGCGAGGCCAAATGCACCCAAAAAGTCACATACCTACGACTGTTCCCGGCCACAACTTCCCGGGACTGCTGCCCCGGTGACGGCGCCCTCTTTCAGGGCGAGCAGCTATGTAGCAGCTGTCCAAAGCCTCGACCCCCGACCGCTCGAGCAGCTGCACAACGAGCGGTCCTACCTCGTCTACAACCTCCAAAAGCAGGGCCAGCGTGCCACCCGGCTCTTCCAAAAGTATGCCGCTCTCGAGGCCCTCATGTCGGGCAACCAGGCAcccgccgaggccaagaagtcAAAAAGGGAGATGTCCTCTCTCAAGAACAAGATCAGCGAAAGTACCCAGCAAGAgcagctcatcctcatccgcctcgGCGAGCTCCACATTGAGCTCCAAAACCGAGACCGCTGGATGCAAGTCCAccagcctctccctcctcagctgCTCCCCATCATGCAGCGATACCCCCCCATTCTCGCTGCGGCTACCGCCGGCGTGCATTACCATCCCCAAGGGCAATACTACGAAGAGACCCCCTTGACCGCCACCGCGGCCCCCTTCTCtcccgggggaggagaagagtaCTTTTACGAGAACGAGGAGATCtacgaagaagacgacccAGGCCACCCCGCCGCCCTGGACCCAATGTCCCCTTGCTTCACCCCCGCGGTGCAATTCTCAGAAGACATCTGGTCCCGCTCACTCCGGCCTACCTCTGACAATCATGGTCTTGAGGAAATCGGCCCCAAGACTGCGATTCCCGAACCGGACTCTTCCTCCACTGCGACCACAGAAGAGTCCGATATCCCAGGGCAGTCAATGCCCATCAAGCAAGAGGAGCTGGAGTCCTACCCCGGAACTGAGACCGATAATGACGCTCCTATTCCCTCTACTGCTATCCGGGTCACTACCACTACCACTACCACGACGAGACAGGAAGAAGATTCCAAGTCGTCTGGTGAGAAGGTGGTCAACGTGAATGACTCGACCTGGGCcacggaggaggacgacTCCGAGCCGGAGGATGTCAACgcgtggaagaagaagctgaagaggCTGAGCCATCATGCTGTTCCCTTGGCGCTGAGGGCGAGGGATAAGAGGATGAGCTTGCCGAGTTTGAAGGACTTGTGGCCGAGGAGCAGGAAGAATAGTTTGGCTTCCTAGGCAAGGttaatattctttttattttatttttacgTTTAACGGCAGAAGAAAGGTTTGGACTTTTATTAGAAAGCGATAACCTGACAAGAGTAGGGACAGAGAGGGGTATGTATAAATAAGCATCATCAAAACAAACAATATATAAAAGAGGtcgggggcggcggtgggggggCGTGTTGGGAATGTTTTGTTGGcgtttttgctttttcgtTATCTTATTATGAGCAGTTACGATCAGATCAGACTGGTACTGGAAAGCAGGGAAAACTTGTACTATAaattacctaccttacctaccccATATGTTTTGCAAATATTTACTCTAGTGTGTTGTCTCTCATAGCTGACCACCGCCAAACACTTGACTCGCTTTGCTGTTTCGCTCAGATGCCCATCTCATATCATTCCTCCATCAAGCAAACTCCCCATtaaccccatcatcaaaccccATCTGCTGCGCCGACAACCTCTTCTGCCGTCTCGCCTCACTGGCACtaggcggcggagggggaagactgaagccccctcccccgtttCCAGGTGGTGGCGGCAAAGCAAAACTATTCAGActcttcccccttcctccctcctcctcctccttcttctcccccccttgTCCCTGGTTTCGTCTCCCAAACTTCCCCCCGAGATTAATCGTAAtcgtctccccctccttcagACTCcaatccttcttctcttcagtcttttccttcttttccctttccggctgctgctgccccccaaaacctAGCGATTTCCCGCACTCCTGCAACGCCAAATTGAAATCAAAAGCGTCGCTCCGCTCCTCAAACCCGACACCTAACGTCGCCTTTTTTCCCGTCCCGGGGTCGGACACTCTTAATGCGAAGAACCGGGAGGAGTCGCTGCATGGGGTGACGATTGCGGGTGTGGTGTAGGGCGCTGCTGCGAATAACTGAGGTTGTCCATTATTAtccgaggagctggtggttgACTCGAGCAAGATATCGACTTTGAGCTCGGTAGTCTCAGGCGAGAGCGACGTCTCGAGGATGCGAAGGCGGGAGGTGAAgattgggttttgggggagggaggtccAGGAGCTGGCTAGGtaggttgatgaggaaggggaggagggggggagggtgtagATGTGGACTTTGGGGGTTATGTCTACAGGTATAAAGTTAGCTGGGGGGGgtgaaagggagggggaggggggggatcaAACGAACGGAGGACTCGGACGATGGCgtctggggggaggggttggccGGTGGCGgggtcgatggtggtggcggggtcCATATTTGGTGAGAGGGGGTGAGCAAACACTGTTGGAGAGAtagttgttgctgttgttgttgttgtcaagCGCTGAGGTCAAAATATGGGATAAGTTGGAATGATATATATATCCCAGACACAAGAGGACCCTGAAACAAGGCGCCTGTTTATGCAAGCGGGACCCTGGATCTGATGCTGGCTGGGGAAGCTTTCTCCCCATGCACATCACCCCGCTTGCTCCCGTTGCCTAGCTCGGTGCCCCGCTTTAATCGTCGGAGCGTCCCGGTAAGAGGTCAAAGTCCTAGGTGGAGAACAGGTGAGAAAGAGCGGCTATGCTTCAGTTACATGATGACGAGTCACATATGAATGCGCATTGTGTTATATGTGCCACGTTTTGTTGGACCTCGAGTCTGTAAGAAGGGCATTGTCCCTCGACGTACATGGCAGTAGCTGTGTAACGTACCTTGGACTCCTCAGGCTAACTGCGACCAAGGTGCTTCTATTTCAGAAACGAAGCCTGGACACGAAGCTCACTGCGCCCTTTCTAGACCTAGGATCACGAACTGCTGTAGCAGAACATCATAAGCCGGCCCATTGTTTGCTGGGCAGGCAGTCACAGATAGCAGCAGTTCGAGCTGTAAAGGGTGCTTGTGAAGCTGTCACTTATGGACGTCTATAGACGTCTAATCCGAATAGGTATCCAACCCTTGAAATATCCAAAACCGTTCCCTTAAATAATATACACTGGCAACCGACTCCCCAACAGTTCACTCTTTGGCATCTGCACATCGTTCTGATCAAAGttgtgcagcagcagccagcaaaTCATCCGAAATACCAGCGTGCACCACACCGTGTTCCGCCCCGGGTCTATCCTCGCTTCCGTGTCGTCTCGAGCAAGCCGGGGTGTGGGTGCTGGTTTGTCGCCCGCCGGTTGCCGCAACTCGGCTTCGATCTGGCGTGTTTTCTCGCCGTTGGAGTCGAAGCTGGCGCCTTCTTCCAGCCGAGCCCACAGGAATCGGGACGGGTCTGGTAAGCCAATGTCTGTGACTATTGGGCGGACGTCATCGAAGTAGGCTGCCATGAATTCCGCCTCGCGCTCGCCGCGTGGCGCATTGAGTAGGTTGACGAGCGAGCGGATAGGCTTTTCCCCATGCTCTGGGTTGAGGGCCGAATGCACGGTATGGATGTGTCGCTGAATCACATCTAGAACCAGCGGCTTGGGAACCGCCGCGAGGATGGCGTCGGCTGCGCTGATGGAGTCATTCAGGACATTGAGTTGCTTGGGGTCATAGCCTTCGTCCTTTGTAGGGGGCAGGCTTTCTCTCAGTATGGCCGCTTGCTCGGCTAATACTTCCAGGTCGGACGACGTCCGCTTCGAGTCGTCCCGTGCAGCGATTGTATCGAGATGATGGGAAAAGGCCGTGAGGAGTAACCTCAATGAGAAAGCCCTCGTCTCCCAGGCATATATGGTGGGGTTCGGAAGATAGGTGTAACAACGGTCCTTTTGATGGAGAGTGCGGCCGAGCATTCCTAGAAGCTCGAAAATAACTATCACCGGATTAGCATTGACTTCAAGTAAAGGGGTGATGCTAAATACTTGGGAAAAAGTGGTTTTGTCGGGAATGTCCCTTCGAGAAATGCTCAATCGTGTTGCTGTCGCATCCTATCAGAGAGAGTGTCGCAGCGATCTCTCGACGGCTTCCTAGCTGCAAtgtcttgagctccttctgcCTCCTGGTCGCATCAGGATTACGCAGGGTTTTATCCTCCCAGTCTCGAAGGCGATAGATCGTTGGTACGTTTCCATAGCAGAGCTCCTTTACTTCCTCCGTCGGGATCACGCGATGGTTCCTGAAGTTCGTGA
The window above is part of the Podospora bellae-mahoneyi strain CBS 112042 chromosome 3, whole genome shotgun sequence genome. Proteins encoded here:
- a CDS encoding hypothetical protein (EggNog:ENOG503P1MN; COG:S), translating into MAEVDGVGIAAIILAAGAFIVSVVFLAAHLFSKPTGFDHWDSGMMGKWADYRKTKTYGLLSFSRGRRTVTEAELPVIFLAPRNNARGPVQGKPIWYIDGSRQSCEDTRVIYDPDPGPSSFGDKKIHTVHNERASWVRLLETIQGMERDSIAWEMDMWRSVEGVNAGGISRISRNFEFPTLAVGVQSTIRTFDETSVLRRPYATTTITHLIELTATLGLYWKRFDQDEDVYRAEGNGMSIHGYRVREFGLVFTFAKTGITNFRNHRVIPTEEVKELCYGNVPTIYRLRDWEDKTLRNPDATRRQKELKTLQLGSRREIAATLSLIGCDSNTIEHFSKGHSRQNHFFPIIFELLGMLGRTLHQKDRCYTYLPNPTIYAWETRAFSLRLLLTAFSHHLDTIAARDDSKRTSSDLEVLAEQAAILRESLPPTKDEGYDPKQLNVLNDSISAADAILAAVPKPLVLDVIQRHIHTVHSALNPEHGEKPIRSLVNLLNAPRGEREAEFMAAYFDDVRPIVTDIGLPDPSRFLWARLEEGASFDSNGEKTRQIEAELRQPAGDKPAPTPRLARDDTEARIDPGRNTVWCTLVFRMICWLLLHNFDQNDVQMPKSELLGSRLPVYII